AACGTTTGACATGGATTGGAGGGCTTTTCTTTGGCAATACGGAAAGCTGCTCGAGGCTCATCCCGTTCTGGCGATTGTCGAATTTCCCTTGGCGGATTTCATCCCATATCTTGATTCGATCAAGCAGTATGGAGGCAAGGTGTTCTACGATCTGATCGATGATTGGCGAACGACACTCGGTGGAAATTGGTATTCGCGAGAAACCGAAAATGTGATCTGTCAGAAAGCTGATGAATTGACAGCAACTGCACAGAATCTGGTAGAGCGTCTTCAATTGGACTGTCGTCGAAAGGTCCACCTCCTGCCAAACGCCGTCGATCTCGACCTTTTCGACTACCGCAAGAATTTTCCACGGCCACCAGATTTTCCTCTCAGTGATCCTGCAATCATCTATGTGGGAGCGTTATGGGGAGAGTGGTTTGATTGGAACTTGATAGCCGGTATCGCGGCACGCTTTCCAAGTGCGGCAATTGCAATAATCGGTGATTATCGGGGGAGTGGAATTGAATCTGCACCAAATATCAAGTTCCTCGGGTTGAAGGATCAACGAGCATTACCAGCTTATTTGGCGCATGCCGATATAGCCATAGTACCTTGGAAGATCTGTCAAATCACGGAAACGACAAGTCCATTGAAAGTTTACGAGTATCTGGCGATGCACCTGCCTGTAATTGCACCAAAAATAGCTCCACTCGACGAGATTCCTCACATATTCTGTGCGGCAAACGAATTGGAGTTTTTTGACTTAATTCGGCGATGTCAGCGGGAGAAAAACGTTGACGCTGAGCTCGATGCGTTCTTGGCACAGAATTCTTGGGAAGCAC
The window above is part of the Anaerolineales bacterium genome. Proteins encoded here:
- a CDS encoding glycosyltransferase produces the protein MPRLRDVEPQPFLPSARSMAFRRDAWRFVGGYPEWLTLTGDDTYFAMELKRKCRRWAFVPQAVVYWHAPETPGGFWRKLVSWSEGDGESSLFGDRYMQNMVIMSLITLISILVCAGILAAFFLTTALPVVLVTAFVLILSGYFSIALLSRSGGKSSFLFGFVGQWARSFGFLRGCRRRPRVTLGRYADIEGVVFILAGIPIDDSGGGSRGAQIAREFLKRNFLVVYIYKFSKAESKDLKLNIWHPRLLHVSTFDMDWRAFLWQYGKLLEAHPVLAIVEFPLADFIPYLDSIKQYGGKVFYDLIDDWRTTLGGNWYSRETENVICQKADELTATAQNLVERLQLDCRRKVHLLPNAVDLDLFDYRKNFPRPPDFPLSDPAIIYVGALWGEWFDWNLIAGIAARFPSAAIAIIGDYRGSGIESAPNIKFLGLKDQRALPAYLAHADIAIVPWKICQITETTSPLKVYEYLAMHLPVIAPKIAPLDEIPHIFCAANELEFFDLIRRCQREKNVDAELDAFLAQNSWEARVNLILDLIRGQPDQC